A single genomic interval of Shewanella halotolerans harbors:
- a CDS encoding type 4a pilus biogenesis protein PilO: MKLDLSEFNDIDFENIGGWPTQVKVVFASFLAIIIFVAGYFLFVSDAIDVLKREQDKEITLRDDFKAKYQLAANLKLYREQLAVMEVQFAELLKMLPSQNEMPGLLDDLTFVATDSGLGIQSLEWQEEIQRDFYIEFPISMSVTGNYHEMGHLVSGVAKLPRIVSLHDFVIKRSDSGELAMEILAKTYRFKEGAQLPKDNAAKGAKK; the protein is encoded by the coding sequence ATGAAACTCGATCTGAGTGAATTCAATGATATCGATTTTGAGAACATTGGCGGTTGGCCGACCCAGGTTAAGGTGGTATTCGCGTCTTTCCTGGCAATCATTATCTTCGTTGCAGGTTATTTTTTATTTGTCTCAGATGCCATCGATGTGCTTAAGCGTGAGCAAGACAAAGAGATCACCTTGCGGGATGATTTTAAAGCGAAATACCAATTAGCGGCTAATCTTAAGTTGTATCGAGAGCAGCTGGCGGTCATGGAAGTTCAATTTGCTGAGCTGCTGAAAATGTTGCCGTCGCAGAATGAGATGCCTGGCCTGCTCGATGATTTAACCTTCGTCGCGACCGACTCGGGTCTGGGGATTCAGAGCCTGGAGTGGCAAGAAGAGATACAACGCGATTTCTATATCGAGTTTCCTATCAGCATGTCGGTAACGGGTAATTACCACGAGATGGGACATCTGGTCAGTGGTGTGGCTAAACTGCCGCGCATCGTGAGCTTGCATGATTTCGTTATCAAGCGCAGTGACAGCGGTGAACTCGCCATGGAGATCTTGGCCAAGACCTATCGTTTCAAAGAGGGAGCCCAGCTCCCGAAAGATAATGCGGCGAAGGGGGCGAAGAAATGA
- a CDS encoding pilus assembly protein PilP, with translation MKKLPLLFVGLMLAGCMGDRSDLELFVTTTKAQHVARVPPLKEPPKFEHFAYQAELMRSPFVPPSRELTEEVVDTTKDCLQPDLQRRKGRLETYALDNLKMRGTLSEDKNIWALIETNDGSVYRLGVGEYVGLYHGRIAKVTQQMVEIVELIPDGTGCWAERMSNMELTGE, from the coding sequence ATGAAGAAGCTACCTTTGCTATTCGTGGGCTTGATGCTAGCAGGTTGTATGGGGGATCGCAGCGATCTTGAGTTATTTGTGACGACCACTAAGGCTCAACATGTCGCGCGCGTGCCCCCCTTGAAGGAGCCTCCTAAGTTTGAACATTTTGCCTATCAGGCAGAGTTGATGCGCAGTCCCTTTGTACCGCCTTCGAGAGAATTAACCGAAGAGGTGGTCGACACGACCAAAGATTGTCTACAGCCAGATCTGCAACGCCGCAAGGGCCGTCTAGAAACCTATGCGCTGGACAATTTAAAGATGCGCGGTACCTTGAGCGAAGATAAGAATATTTGGGCCTTAATCGAGACTAATGATGGCAGCGTATATCGTCTAGGTGTGGGCGAATACGTAGGTTTGTATCACGGGCGAATTGCTAAAGTTACACAGCAAATGGTCGAAATAGTTGAATTAATTCCAGATGGGACAGGTTGCTGGGCTGAAAGAATGAGCAACATGGAACTGACTGGTGAATAA
- a CDS encoding type IV pilus secretin PilQ, which translates to MESSAAKSVLLKKSPLFKVAFGLALLLGVAPYSSAANRLIDVKYHSIVDHQLELQLVFEDAVKEPEINLNASPAQIILGFDDSLSGLEKDVLPINNVGVKSMSTLQESEQLKVLVDLAKVKAYQGKVMGNTYRLTINDEVASRSDVAANPFVNGIKNIDFHRTGDGGGELLVKLNNSSVAANVEQVGAKLELKLYNTDIASDLLYVMDVQDFATPVKSFETFKDELTARVLVDVSGQYEYNYKQEGNLFRLNVRKAERAAVVKEEKKYEGRSLSLNFQSISVRTVLQIIADYNNFNLVTSDTVEGDITLRLDDVPWDQALDLILQTKGLDKRIEGNILMVAPAEEIAIRESQELKNQQEVKELAPLYSEYLQINYAKATDIAELLKGDDASLLSARGTVAVDDRTNTLLVKDTEESLENIHRLVEVLDIPIRQVLIESRMVTVKDDVSEDLGIKWGITDQQGSKGTSGSLEGANDIANGVVPDIGDRLNVNLPAAVANPTSIAFHVAKLADGTLLDLELSALEQESKGEIIASPRITTSNQKAAYIEQGVEIPYVESASSGAATVQFKKAVLSLRVTPQITPDNRVILDLEITQDSQGKTVDTPLGQAVSIDTQRIGTQVLVDHGETIVLGGIYQQQLINRISKVPVLGDIPFLGYLFRNSTDKNERQELLIFVTPKIISEEL; encoded by the coding sequence ATGGAATCTTCTGCCGCGAAAAGCGTTTTATTAAAAAAGTCGCCCCTGTTTAAAGTGGCCTTTGGCTTGGCTTTATTATTGGGTGTGGCGCCGTATTCTTCAGCTGCGAACCGTCTGATTGATGTCAAATACCATTCGATTGTCGATCATCAGTTAGAGTTACAACTGGTGTTTGAGGATGCCGTGAAGGAGCCTGAGATCAATCTCAATGCTTCACCGGCGCAGATCATCCTTGGATTCGACGATAGTTTGTCTGGGCTGGAAAAAGATGTCCTACCGATCAATAACGTCGGTGTTAAGTCCATGTCCACACTGCAGGAAAGCGAACAGCTTAAGGTGCTGGTGGATCTGGCTAAGGTAAAGGCCTATCAAGGCAAGGTGATGGGAAACACCTATCGCCTGACCATTAACGATGAGGTTGCCAGTCGTAGTGACGTCGCCGCGAATCCTTTTGTTAACGGCATCAAAAACATCGACTTCCATCGCACCGGCGATGGTGGTGGTGAGTTGTTGGTAAAACTTAATAACTCATCGGTGGCCGCCAATGTGGAGCAGGTGGGTGCCAAGCTAGAACTTAAACTTTACAACACAGATATTGCCTCAGATCTTCTTTATGTCATGGATGTTCAAGACTTTGCGACGCCAGTAAAGAGCTTTGAGACCTTCAAGGATGAGTTGACGGCGCGCGTATTGGTGGATGTCTCGGGTCAATACGAGTACAACTACAAGCAGGAAGGCAACCTATTCAGGCTCAACGTGCGTAAGGCAGAGCGCGCGGCAGTCGTAAAGGAAGAGAAGAAGTATGAAGGCCGCTCGCTTTCTCTTAACTTCCAGAGCATCTCGGTACGTACCGTGCTGCAGATCATCGCCGACTACAACAATTTCAACCTGGTGACCAGTGATACGGTCGAAGGGGATATTACCCTGAGACTCGACGATGTACCATGGGACCAAGCTTTAGATCTGATTCTGCAGACCAAGGGATTGGATAAACGTATCGAAGGCAATATCTTGATGGTGGCGCCAGCCGAAGAGATCGCAATTCGCGAGAGCCAAGAGCTGAAAAACCAACAGGAAGTGAAAGAACTTGCTCCACTCTATTCTGAGTATCTGCAGATAAATTATGCCAAGGCGACAGATATCGCCGAGTTGCTTAAAGGCGACGATGCATCTCTGTTGTCGGCTCGAGGCACAGTGGCCGTGGACGACAGAACCAACACGCTATTGGTTAAGGATACCGAAGAGAGTCTGGAAAACATTCATCGCCTGGTGGAGGTTTTGGATATCCCGATTCGCCAGGTATTGATCGAATCTCGTATGGTTACCGTGAAGGACGACGTGTCTGAAGATCTCGGTATCAAGTGGGGGATCACAGATCAGCAAGGCAGTAAGGGAACTTCGGGCAGCCTGGAAGGTGCCAACGATATCGCCAATGGCGTAGTGCCCGACATCGGCGACAGATTGAATGTTAACCTGCCAGCCGCGGTGGCGAACCCAACCAGTATTGCGTTTCATGTGGCTAAGTTGGCCGACGGCACCCTGCTGGATCTTGAGCTGAGTGCGCTGGAGCAAGAGAGCAAGGGTGAGATCATCGCCAGTCCACGCATTACCACTTCGAACCAGAAGGCGGCCTATATCGAGCAGGGTGTAGAGATCCCTTATGTTGAATCGGCTTCCAGTGGTGCGGCAACGGTACAGTTTAAGAAGGCGGTATTGTCGCTGCGCGTGACGCCACAGATCACGCCTGATAATCGTGTGATCTTAGATCTTGAGATCACCCAGGATTCTCAGGGTAAGACGGTCGACACACCACTCGGTCAGGCGGTTTCTATCGATACTCAGCGTATCGGTACTCAGGTGTTAGTGGATCATGGTGAGACGATTGTGCTTGGTGGTATCTATCAGCAACAATTGATCAATCGTATCAGCAAGGTACCTGTTTTGGGGGATATTCCATTCTTGGGTTATCTTTTCAGAAATAGCACCGACAAGAATGAGCGCCAAGAGCTGTTGATCTTCGTGACACCTAAGATCATCTCTGAAGAGCTCTAA
- the aroK gene encoding shikimate kinase AroK, whose amino-acid sequence MAEKRNIFLVGPMGAGKSTIGRHLAQMLHLEFHDSDQEIENRTGADIAWVFDVEGEEGFRRRETQVVADLTEKQGIVLATGGGSIQSKDIRNNLSARGIVVYLETTIDKQVARTQRDKRRPLLQVDDPREVLEKLAEIRNPLYEEIADVIVKTDEQSAKVVANQIIDQLGF is encoded by the coding sequence ATGGCTGAAAAACGTAATATTTTCCTAGTAGGTCCTATGGGGGCTGGCAAAAGCACTATAGGCCGTCATCTGGCGCAGATGCTTCATTTAGAGTTCCACGATTCAGATCAAGAGATTGAAAACCGAACCGGTGCTGATATCGCGTGGGTATTTGACGTTGAGGGCGAAGAAGGTTTTCGTCGTCGCGAAACACAAGTTGTTGCCGATTTAACCGAGAAACAAGGCATTGTTTTAGCAACTGGCGGCGGCTCCATTCAGAGTAAAGATATTCGTAACAACTTGTCTGCTCGTGGCATCGTGGTCTATCTGGAAACCACTATCGATAAGCAGGTTGCGCGTACGCAGCGTGACAAGCGTCGTCCACTACTTCAGGTTGACGACCCAAGAGAAGTGTTAGAAAAGCTTGCTGAGATCCGTAATCCTCTGTACGAAGAGATTGCCGATGTTATAGTCAAGACTGACGAGCAAAGCGCAAAAGTTGTTGCAAATCAAATTATTGACCAATTAGGCTTCTAA
- the aroB gene encoding 3-dehydroquinate synthase, which yields MEQIQVELGVRSYPIFIGQNLLENSEHFSSYLQGKKILIVTNDTIAPLYLAKVQALLASYLCADPVILPDGEQYKTLSQMDAIFTSMLAQNMGRDSVLIALGGGVIGDMTGFAAACYQRGVDFIQIPTTLLSQVDSSVGGKTAVNHPMGKNMIGAFYQPKMVAIDTACLHTLPAREFAAGMAEVIKYGIIWDGSFFSWLEQNVEALKSLDETALTYAIAKCCQIKADVVAQDETEQGVRALLNLGHTFGHAIEAEMGYGIWLHGEAVAAGTVLAAQTASKMGLVDESIVCRIEAIFEAFDLPTQAPEAMNFEQFIKHMRRDKKVLNGKLRLVLPKAIGQAEVYGEVSESLLQEVISRA from the coding sequence ATGGAACAGATTCAGGTTGAACTTGGAGTACGCAGTTACCCTATTTTTATTGGCCAGAATCTCCTCGAAAATAGCGAACACTTCTCAAGCTATCTTCAGGGCAAAAAAATTCTTATCGTGACTAATGACACAATAGCGCCTCTGTATCTTGCTAAGGTACAGGCGCTATTGGCTTCCTACCTATGTGCCGATCCTGTCATCTTACCCGATGGCGAACAATACAAGACACTGTCGCAGATGGATGCGATTTTTACCTCAATGCTGGCGCAGAACATGGGGCGTGATTCTGTATTAATTGCCCTGGGTGGTGGTGTAATCGGCGACATGACAGGCTTTGCGGCCGCCTGTTATCAACGCGGCGTAGATTTCATTCAGATCCCAACGACCTTGTTATCACAGGTCGATTCTTCCGTGGGGGGCAAGACTGCCGTCAACCATCCCATGGGTAAAAACATGATAGGCGCCTTCTATCAGCCTAAGATGGTTGCCATAGACACGGCATGTTTACATACTCTGCCGGCCCGAGAATTTGCCGCAGGCATGGCCGAGGTGATTAAGTATGGCATCATCTGGGATGGCTCATTTTTCAGTTGGTTAGAGCAGAATGTCGAGGCGCTCAAGTCGCTGGACGAGACTGCACTCACCTATGCCATCGCCAAATGCTGTCAGATTAAGGCAGACGTCGTGGCGCAAGATGAGACTGAGCAAGGCGTACGCGCCCTGTTGAATCTTGGCCATACCTTTGGTCACGCCATAGAGGCCGAGATGGGCTATGGTATCTGGCTCCATGGCGAAGCTGTGGCAGCTGGCACAGTACTTGCTGCACAAACTGCATCTAAGATGGGGCTGGTCGATGAGTCAATTGTTTGTCGAATCGAAGCGATATTCGAGGCATTTGACCTACCAACGCAGGCTCCTGAGGCGATGAACTTCGAACAGTTCATTAAGCATATGCGGCGTGACAAGAAAGTGCTGAATGGAAAACTCAGATTGGTTCTGCCAAAGGCCATAGGTCAGGCAGAGGTGTATGGCGAGGTTTCCGAGTCCCTTCTGCAAGAGGTCATTAGCCGCGCCTAG
- a CDS encoding AAA family ATPase translates to MTFQTAILLPSQESLLHRLQHVVLYGQQLTVLTGDSGAGKTTLTTALVDTLDDVSSALVVCPQHVDSAEIRRKILVQLLTEPVFDDEVPLPETLLRLGDALPSHSHIVLDDAQYLPLELWAECIILSQLSLAGRKLSLTMTAPADYLNQILAQLPETQRPLLLPVAISPLTLPEREGLYYTLLHRSEETTFTPREIVKDQLQRQQGTPAEVVNLLYLALHGEPAAPKKRPWPVYLAIGACTVFLLASLYWLWDEPEEMIAKPKVQTVAAVRAAGFNTHYGRQLLSDYFDARSQSYEVASKEAELAAHITEQKAQPGTKSEAKPEQELETLADGQVGMQVNAQPDLQSDETPQPQLEAKLEHSQSEALSTQTQEQQIESPAELKVAQKPVEIFAAAQVSEPMESRRRQISTALLPHPEGYTLQLATVKRLESLDATIAKLPDVNQVQIARYKSYWVLLYGQYTDRQAGKQAAFDLAQTAQLPSPWLRAWVDLSGYELQQGTVSREIH, encoded by the coding sequence GTGACGTTTCAAACAGCTATTCTCTTACCCAGTCAGGAGTCTCTGCTACATAGGCTGCAGCATGTGGTGCTCTATGGCCAGCAGTTGACTGTGTTGACGGGTGACTCTGGCGCAGGCAAGACCACACTCACCACGGCGCTGGTGGATACCTTGGATGACGTCAGTTCGGCCTTGGTCGTGTGTCCTCAGCATGTCGATAGCGCCGAGATCCGCCGTAAGATACTGGTTCAGCTGTTAACCGAGCCGGTTTTCGACGACGAAGTGCCACTGCCTGAAACCCTGCTGCGTCTCGGTGATGCCTTACCCTCACACAGCCATATCGTGCTCGATGATGCCCAATACCTGCCCCTAGAGCTGTGGGCGGAATGTATCATATTGAGTCAGTTGAGCTTAGCGGGCAGAAAACTCTCACTGACAATGACCGCCCCGGCAGACTACTTGAATCAGATCTTAGCTCAGCTGCCTGAGACTCAGCGTCCACTTTTGTTGCCCGTCGCCATTTCGCCGTTAACCTTACCGGAACGTGAGGGGCTGTATTACACCTTGTTGCATCGCAGCGAGGAGACTACTTTCACGCCACGGGAGATAGTCAAAGATCAACTCCAACGTCAGCAAGGAACACCGGCGGAGGTGGTGAATCTGCTCTATCTGGCATTGCATGGTGAGCCTGCAGCGCCTAAGAAAAGGCCTTGGCCTGTCTATTTGGCCATTGGAGCCTGCACGGTATTTCTGCTTGCCAGTCTCTATTGGTTATGGGATGAACCTGAAGAGATGATTGCCAAGCCTAAGGTGCAGACGGTTGCGGCCGTTCGCGCTGCAGGATTTAACACTCACTATGGTCGACAGTTGTTGAGTGACTATTTTGATGCGCGATCACAATCATATGAAGTGGCGAGTAAAGAGGCCGAGCTTGCGGCCCATATCACTGAACAGAAAGCGCAGCCAGGGACAAAGTCAGAAGCAAAGCCAGAACAAGAATTAGAAACTCTGGCTGATGGCCAAGTTGGTATGCAGGTAAATGCTCAGCCTGATCTTCAGTCAGATGAGACTCCACAACCTCAGCTAGAAGCCAAGCTGGAGCATTCACAATCTGAAGCGCTTTCTACACAAACGCAGGAGCAGCAGATTGAGTCACCTGCCGAGTTGAAAGTTGCTCAAAAGCCTGTCGAAATCTTTGCTGCTGCACAGGTAAGTGAGCCAATGGAATCTCGTAGGCGTCAGATTTCGACAGCCCTATTGCCACACCCAGAAGGCTATACGCTGCAGCTGGCGACGGTGAAACGTCTGGAGTCCCTCGATGCCACCATTGCCAAGCTGCCCGATGTTAATCAGGTACAGATCGCTCGTTATAAAAGCTACTGGGTGCTCCTCTATGGTCAGTACACAGACAGGCAGGCGGGTAAGCAGGCGGCGTTCGATTTAGCCCAGACGGCTCAGTTACCGTCACCATGGTTGAGGGCCTGGGTAGATTTATCCGGTTATGAGCTGCAACAAGGGACTGTGAGCCGTGAAATTCATTAA
- a CDS encoding Dam family site-specific DNA-(adenine-N6)-methyltransferase, whose protein sequence is MIKKQRAFLKWAGGKFKLVDALTQHLPEGDRLVEPFVGAGSVFLNTQYKRYLLCDINQDLINLYQIVQSTPEKYITEAKAMFVEAKNDKEVYYQVRSEFNQTRDPFLRSVYFLYMNRHGFNGLCRYNSKGGFNVPFGSYKKPYFPEEEIKAFADKAQVAEFKCIGYEEAFDLTQPGDVVYCDPPYAPLSTTASFTTYVGSGFSLDDQALLARKSRHTAIDRGIPVLISNHDIPLTRELYHGARFDTIQVQRNISQNGNSRKKVDELMALYDDSYHSEND, encoded by the coding sequence ATGATTAAAAAACAGAGAGCCTTCTTAAAGTGGGCTGGCGGAAAATTTAAACTGGTTGATGCGCTCACCCAGCACCTTCCCGAAGGTGACAGATTGGTGGAGCCCTTTGTTGGTGCAGGCTCGGTATTTCTCAATACCCAATACAAGCGCTATCTCTTGTGCGACATCAATCAGGATCTGATCAATCTCTATCAGATAGTGCAATCCACACCTGAAAAATATATCACAGAGGCCAAGGCGATGTTTGTCGAAGCCAAGAATGATAAAGAAGTCTATTACCAGGTGCGCAGTGAATTCAATCAGACCCGGGACCCCTTCCTGCGCTCTGTCTATTTTCTTTATATGAACCGCCACGGGTTTAATGGTCTGTGTCGTTACAACTCGAAGGGCGGCTTCAATGTGCCCTTTGGTTCATACAAGAAGCCCTATTTTCCCGAAGAGGAGATCAAGGCCTTTGCCGATAAGGCACAGGTGGCCGAGTTTAAGTGCATAGGTTATGAAGAGGCTTTCGATCTGACTCAGCCAGGCGATGTTGTCTATTGCGACCCACCTTACGCACCACTGTCAACCACGGCCAGCTTTACTACCTATGTGGGTTCGGGTTTTAGCCTGGACGATCAGGCGTTGCTGGCTCGCAAGTCGCGTCATACGGCGATCGATAGAGGCATCCCTGTGCTCATCAGTAACCATGATATTCCCCTGACGCGGGAGCTGTATCATGGCGCCAGATTCGACACCATTCAAGTGCAGCGAAATATCAGCCAAAACGGCAACAGTCGTAAGAAGGTCGATGAGCTGATGGCACTGTATGACGACAGCTACCACAGCGAAAACGATTAA
- a CDS encoding DUF2970 domain-containing protein — MLQLFLSTLAAFFGVQTEQNRVRDFQSRSPVPFIVMGILLAIALVASLIFIVKLVLA; from the coding sequence TTGCTGCAACTCTTTCTGAGCACCCTGGCCGCCTTCTTTGGCGTGCAGACAGAGCAAAACCGCGTTCGCGACTTTCAGTCCCGCTCGCCGGTGCCCTTTATTGTGATGGGGATTCTACTAGCCATCGCCCTGGTCGCTTCACTCATCTTTATCGTGAAACTGGTGCTGGCCTAG
- the rpe gene encoding ribulose-phosphate 3-epimerase has translation MRPFLIAPSILSADFARLGEDVEAVLKAGADVVHFDVMDNHYVPNLTIGPMVCKALRDYGVTADIDVHLMVKPVDRIIPDFVDAGASIITFHPEASEHIDRTLQLIKESGCKAGLVFNPATPLHYLDHVMDKLDVILLMSVNPGFGGQSFIPSTLDKLRQVRERIDASGFDIRLEVDGGVKVDNIAEIAAAGADMFVAGSAIFNKPDYKAVIDEMRSELAKVDA, from the coding sequence ATGCGTCCATTTCTAATTGCTCCCTCTATCTTATCTGCCGACTTTGCCCGTCTCGGGGAAGATGTCGAGGCCGTACTCAAGGCCGGTGCCGATGTGGTTCACTTCGACGTGATGGATAACCATTATGTGCCTAACCTGACCATAGGCCCTATGGTGTGTAAGGCGCTGCGTGATTATGGTGTGACCGCCGATATCGACGTGCACCTCATGGTGAAGCCTGTGGATCGCATCATTCCCGATTTCGTCGACGCCGGCGCCTCTATCATCACCTTCCACCCTGAGGCCTCTGAGCATATCGATCGCACCCTGCAGCTGATCAAGGAATCTGGCTGTAAGGCTGGCCTGGTATTCAACCCGGCGACCCCACTGCACTATCTGGATCATGTGATGGATAAGCTGGACGTGATCCTGCTGATGTCGGTAAACCCTGGTTTCGGTGGCCAGTCCTTTATCCCGTCGACACTGGATAAACTGCGCCAGGTGCGTGAGCGTATCGATGCCAGCGGTTTCGATATTCGCTTAGAAGTCGACGGTGGCGTCAAGGTCGACAATATCGCCGAAATCGCGGCGGCGGGTGCCGACATGTTCGTTGCTGGTTCGGCGATTTTCAACAAGCCAGACTACAAGGCGGTGATCGACGAGATGCGCAGCGAGCTGGCTAAGGTCGATGCCTAA
- a CDS encoding phosphoglycolate phosphatase, producing the protein MKAQSIKAIAFDLDGTLIDSVPDLAAATQGMLAELALPLCDEDQVRSWVGNGAAKLVERALTFARGEAATQADIDAAMPLFSKHYEANLQQHSRLYDGVKSVLEQLVSLGYQLAIVTNKPYRFTVPLLEAFGIAHLFNQVLGGDSLEKMKPDPLPLTHLKQAWQLEDEQLLMVGDSRNDILAAKAAGISSIGLTYGYNYGEDIGLSGPTAVCNTFSEVLAQITDSQIALEQ; encoded by the coding sequence ATGAAAGCCCAATCTATTAAGGCGATCGCCTTCGATCTCGACGGCACGCTTATCGACAGCGTGCCGGATCTGGCCGCCGCCACTCAAGGCATGCTCGCCGAGCTTGCCTTGCCGCTGTGCGACGAGGATCAGGTGCGAAGCTGGGTAGGCAATGGCGCCGCCAAGCTGGTGGAGCGTGCGCTGACCTTCGCCCGCGGTGAGGCGGCAACACAGGCCGATATCGACGCCGCCATGCCGCTGTTTAGCAAGCATTACGAGGCAAACCTGCAGCAGCACAGCCGACTCTATGATGGTGTTAAGTCTGTACTCGAGCAGCTGGTGTCGCTGGGTTATCAGTTGGCGATTGTCACCAATAAGCCCTATCGATTCACCGTGCCTCTGCTGGAGGCCTTCGGCATCGCTCACCTGTTTAATCAGGTGTTGGGGGGCGATTCGCTGGAGAAGATGAAGCCAGATCCCCTGCCGCTGACGCACCTCAAACAGGCATGGCAGCTCGAAGATGAGCAGCTTTTGATGGTGGGTGACTCCCGAAACGATATTTTAGCGGCGAAAGCGGCGGGTATTTCCTCGATCGGCTTGACCTACGGGTACAACTACGGTGAAGATATTGGGCTCAGCGGCCCGACGGCCGTTTGTAACACATTTAGCGAAGTATTGGCGCAGATAACAGACAGCCAAATAGCATTGGAGCAATAA
- the trpS gene encoding tryptophan--tRNA ligase, with the protein MTKPIVLSGAQPSGELTIGNYMGALRQWVAMQDSHDCLYCVVDLHAITVRQDPQKLRDACLDTLALYLACGVDPKKSTVFIQSQVPQHTQLGWALNCYTQMGELSRMTQFKDKSQKHANNINVGLFGYPVLMAADILLYQANEIPVGQDQKQHLELTRDIATRFNNAYGETFTIPEPFIPELGAKVMSLQDPLKKMSKSDDNRNNVIGLLEDPKAVMKKLKKAMTDSDEPPVVRFDVENKPGVSNLLSLMSGVTGQSIASLEAEFEGKMYGHLKVAAGEAVVGMLEPLQERFKEYRADQSFLNQVMHEGAEKAQARAEVTLKKVYEKIGLLL; encoded by the coding sequence ATGACTAAACCTATTGTGCTTAGCGGTGCCCAACCGTCAGGTGAATTGACCATTGGTAACTACATGGGTGCACTACGTCAGTGGGTTGCGATGCAAGATAGTCATGATTGCCTATATTGTGTGGTCGATCTGCATGCCATTACCGTACGCCAAGATCCGCAGAAGCTGCGTGACGCCTGTTTAGATACCCTGGCCCTATACCTGGCCTGTGGTGTCGATCCTAAGAAGAGTACCGTCTTCATCCAGTCGCAGGTACCTCAGCACACTCAGCTGGGTTGGGCGCTGAACTGCTACACCCAGATGGGTGAGCTGAGCCGCATGACACAGTTTAAGGACAAGTCGCAGAAGCATGCCAACAACATCAACGTCGGCCTGTTCGGCTATCCGGTATTGATGGCGGCAGATATCCTGCTGTACCAGGCAAACGAGATCCCTGTGGGTCAAGATCAGAAGCAACACCTTGAACTGACTCGTGATATCGCGACACGTTTCAACAATGCCTATGGCGAGACCTTCACCATTCCCGAGCCTTTCATTCCTGAGCTGGGTGCCAAGGTGATGTCGCTGCAGGATCCATTGAAGAAGATGTCTAAGTCTGACGACAACCGCAACAATGTGATCGGCCTGCTGGAAGATCCTAAAGCGGTCATGAAAAAGCTGAAGAAGGCGATGACAGACAGCGACGAGCCGCCAGTAGTGCGTTTCGATGTCGAAAACAAGCCAGGCGTCTCTAACCTGCTGAGCCTGATGTCAGGCGTGACAGGTCAGAGCATTGCGAGTTTGGAAGCTGAGTTCGAAGGTAAGATGTACGGTCATCTTAAAGTGGCTGCCGGTGAGGCGGTTGTCGGCATGCTTGAGCCGCTGCAGGAGCGCTTCAAGGAGTACAGAGCCGATCAGAGCTTCCTCAATCAGGTGATGCACGAAGGTGCCGAGAAGGCTCAGGCCCGCGCCGAAGTGACCCTGAAGAAGGTCTACGAGAAGATAGGTCTTCTGCTCTAA
- a CDS encoding LysR substrate-binding domain-containing protein: MRKIPPLRALQVFEAAARLQHFSRAAQELCITQSAVSHQVRLLEEHFALPLFRREGRSLRLTDKGEQLSQETARIFNELGELNLRLLGEKPEALRLAVYSSFAVKWLIPRLSGFRRLHPGIQVRLDMITEDPVLSHSSADMFITGQQDQKGYWQQLLHAERLIPVCSPELIGSGDKLDLDWLSAQQLLTVDEGPLGLDWQRWCQHNQLPNPKEHQQQLFSHVLMAIEAAIAGQGVALASDFMVLDDIARQRLVALPFAGIDTGFEFNFLCKQRRLQEPAIAAFVHWLTQQH, translated from the coding sequence ATGAGAAAGATCCCCCCACTCAGGGCACTGCAGGTGTTCGAGGCGGCCGCCCGTTTGCAGCACTTCTCCCGGGCCGCGCAGGAGCTGTGTATTACCCAGAGTGCGGTGTCTCATCAGGTTCGTCTGCTGGAGGAACACTTCGCCCTGCCCCTGTTCAGGCGCGAGGGCCGCAGCCTGAGACTCACCGACAAGGGCGAGCAGCTGTCTCAGGAGACGGCGAGGATCTTCAACGAGCTGGGAGAGCTCAACCTCAGGTTACTGGGCGAGAAGCCAGAGGCGCTGCGCCTGGCGGTTTACAGTTCCTTCGCGGTGAAATGGTTGATCCCCAGGCTCAGCGGCTTTCGCCGCCTACATCCAGGAATTCAGGTGCGCCTGGATATGATCACCGAAGATCCTGTGCTGTCCCACAGCAGCGCCGACATGTTTATCACGGGCCAGCAAGATCAGAAGGGCTACTGGCAACAGCTACTGCACGCCGAGCGCTTGATCCCCGTCTGCAGCCCGGAACTTATTGGCAGCGGCGACAAGCTGGATCTCGACTGGCTCAGCGCCCAGCAGCTGCTCACCGTAGATGAGGGACCGCTGGGGCTGGACTGGCAGCGTTGGTGTCAACATAACCAGCTACCAAACCCCAAGGAACACCAGCAGCAGCTCTTCAGTCATGTGTTGATGGCGATCGAGGCCGCGATTGCCGGTCAGGGGGTGGCCTTGGCCTCAGACTTCATGGTGCTGGATGATATCGCCAGGCAGCGCCTGGTGGCGTTGCCCTTTGCCGGCATAGATACAGGGTTCGAGTTTAACTTCCTCTGCAAGCAGCGCCGCCTACAGGAACCTGCCATCGCCGCATTCGTCCACTGGTTGACCCAGCAGCATTAG